The Roseovarius indicus genome has a segment encoding these proteins:
- a CDS encoding acyl-CoA dehydrogenase family protein: protein MPDTFTTHEVRNQARPATGFNAFTGDTVLREAIAREAPWAADKCAALGAMAGDEHVQELAHLANRHSPELKTHDRFGNRIDWVEFHQSWHDLMSLAWKHEVPNLTWRTNQKNGHYARAVLSYVWNQVEQGTGCPTGMAYASYAGFEAEPALGIWAEKVKGTEYEFSRREVADKPSVVIGYGMTEKQGGSDLRETQTTARFLHTEDYHGKPAHWYELTGHKWFCSVPQSDGFFTLAKVDGGVTCFFLPRTLPDGSYNRFNIQRLKDKAGNRSNASSEVEYNGTLAIRVGEEGKGIREILSHSHLTRLDFAIGSAGLMRQMLTLAMTHTSTRTAFGTSIADRPMMTSVLADMAVETEACTLMALRVAKATDRLAEDEHDRLLARVATPAAKYFNCSRVPAIANEALQCHGGNGFIEENPMARLYREAPLNSIWEGTANMMCMDVRRAMLKDPATIDALHDEVSPLKGDDDRFDAMIRHTDALIGAAMEEEFYARPMTEAVARLLQGAELLRASTPEVAETFLATRTPGMPGAWGSHFGTLAQPVTQATAKTIMDRAMISA, encoded by the coding sequence ATGCCCGACACCTTCACCACCCACGAAGTCCGCAACCAGGCCCGCCCGGCCACCGGCTTCAACGCCTTCACCGGCGACACCGTCCTGCGCGAGGCCATCGCCCGCGAAGCCCCCTGGGCCGCCGACAAATGCGCCGCCCTCGGCGCCATGGCCGGCGACGAACACGTGCAGGAGCTGGCCCACCTCGCCAACCGCCATTCGCCCGAGCTGAAGACCCACGACCGCTTCGGCAACCGCATCGACTGGGTCGAGTTTCACCAAAGCTGGCACGACCTCATGTCGCTGGCGTGGAAGCACGAGGTGCCCAACCTCACATGGCGCACCAACCAGAAGAACGGCCATTACGCCCGCGCCGTCCTGTCCTATGTCTGGAACCAGGTCGAACAGGGCACCGGCTGCCCCACCGGCATGGCCTACGCCTCCTATGCCGGGTTCGAGGCCGAGCCGGCCCTGGGCATCTGGGCCGAAAAGGTCAAGGGCACCGAATACGAGTTCAGCCGCCGCGAAGTCGCCGACAAACCCTCCGTCGTCATCGGCTACGGCATGACGGAAAAACAGGGCGGCTCCGACCTGCGGGAAACCCAGACCACGGCCCGCTTCCTCCATACCGAGGATTACCACGGCAAACCCGCCCACTGGTACGAACTGACCGGGCATAAATGGTTCTGCTCCGTCCCCCAATCCGACGGCTTCTTCACGCTGGCCAAGGTCGATGGCGGCGTCACCTGCTTCTTCCTGCCCCGCACCCTGCCCGACGGCAGCTACAACCGCTTCAACATCCAGCGTCTCAAGGACAAGGCCGGCAACCGCTCCAACGCCTCCTCCGAGGTGGAATACAACGGCACCCTCGCCATCCGCGTGGGCGAGGAAGGCAAGGGCATCCGCGAGATCCTCTCCCACTCCCACCTCACCCGGCTCGACTTCGCCATCGGCTCCGCCGGGCTCATGCGCCAGATGCTGACGCTCGCCATGACCCACACCTCCACCCGCACCGCCTTCGGCACCTCCATCGCCGACCGCCCGATGATGACCAGCGTGCTGGCCGACATGGCGGTCGAGACCGAGGCCTGCACCCTCATGGCGCTCCGCGTCGCCAAGGCGACCGACCGGCTGGCCGAGGACGAGCACGACCGCCTCCTCGCCCGCGTCGCCACCCCGGCGGCCAAGTATTTCAACTGCTCCCGCGTGCCCGCCATCGCCAACGAGGCCCTGCAATGCCACGGCGGCAACGGCTTCATCGAGGAAAACCCGATGGCCCGCCTCTACCGCGAGGCGCCGCTCAACTCGATCTGGGAAGGCACCGCCAACATGATGTGCATGGACGTCCGCCGCGCCATGCTGAAAGACCCCGCCACCATCGACGCCCTGCATGACGAGGTATCCCCGCTGAAAGGTGACGACGACCGCTTCGACGCCATGATCCGCCACACCGACGCGCTGATCGGCGCCGCGATGGAAGAAGAATTCTACGCCCGCCCGATGACCGAAGCCGTCGCCCGCCTCCTGCAAGGCGCCGAACTCCTCCGCGCCAGCACGCCGGAGGTGGCCGAGACCTTCCTCGCCACCCGAACCCCCGGCATGCCCGGCGCATGGGGCTCCCATTTCGGCACGCTCGCGCAGCCCGTCACGCAGGCCACGGCGAAAACCATCATGGATCGCGCCATGATCTCGGCCTGA
- a CDS encoding TetR/AcrR family transcriptional regulator has translation MDDRKVARQRRLAESKRQHILDAAREAFAEDGLEKASLRAIATKAGYTPAALYFHFPSKEAIYAELLRSSLLSLGESVAAEVTGAETAEARFRAAGMGFFRYYAKNPSELDLGFYLFRGGMKPAGLDRETDKELNAALEAALRPLAKAARDMGAGAEEAELSMVNIFAHATGLLLLLHTGRIRMFGASAEALMQQYVDQQVEVLRGG, from the coding sequence GTGGACGATCGGAAGGTGGCGCGGCAGAGACGGCTGGCGGAGAGCAAGCGGCAGCATATTCTCGATGCCGCGCGGGAGGCATTTGCCGAGGACGGGCTGGAGAAGGCGAGCCTGCGGGCGATTGCCACGAAGGCGGGGTATACGCCGGCGGCGCTGTACTTTCACTTTCCGTCGAAGGAGGCGATTTACGCAGAGTTGCTGCGCAGTTCGCTTTTGTCGCTCGGGGAGAGTGTCGCGGCGGAGGTGACAGGGGCCGAGACCGCCGAGGCGCGGTTTCGCGCGGCCGGGATGGGGTTTTTTCGGTATTACGCGAAGAACCCCAGCGAGCTGGATTTGGGGTTCTACCTGTTCCGGGGCGGCATGAAGCCCGCGGGGCTGGACCGGGAGACCGACAAGGAGCTGAACGCGGCGCTGGAGGCGGCGTTGAGGCCGCTGGCCAAGGCGGCAAGGGATATGGGGGCCGGTGCGGAGGAGGCGGAGCTGTCGATGGTGAATATCTTCGCCCATGCGACGGGCCTGCTTTTGCTGCTGCACACGGGCCGAATCAGGATGTTCGGCGCGTCGGCGGAGGCGCTGATGCAGCAATATGTCGACCAGCAGGTCGAGGTGCTGCGGGGCGGCTAG
- a CDS encoding NAD(P)/FAD-dependent oxidoreductase, producing the protein MSFKAEPYWWEDRGWNREALVAREVPESCDAVVVGAGITGVMAAWRMAQAGLSVVVLEQGMLGQGASSRNNGMVVPYLKPSPHELEKRFGPEGAVPYLNGGETAFHFVRDLIRDRGLDCDLEDNERFVIANRPGDMAHLVELAEAYNARSDEVTWTALSSDEVLEQTEVAGSEGGVLVRGTYCLHPGKYHARLVELAHAAGVRFVEKAEVTEIGAEGKSVSVRGRAAPIRAGRVVVATNGYTGGFAGWLRRRIIPVRAYMACSEPVAPEVMARLFPPARSVTVAKRNLFWMRTSPDGTRVMFGGRAGACRGGLMRKAEDLKADVVAAYPELKDMGVSHCWEGVLGFSFGQLPHVGTMNGVHYAAGFSGVGLTFGSWLGDQLGRLAAGEEVTAGPFLSSAFETRPYYFGQPWFLPLVIAKMNAADRLDAWRQGRGKG; encoded by the coding sequence ATGTCATTCAAGGCCGAACCGTATTGGTGGGAAGATCGGGGCTGGAACCGGGAGGCTCTGGTGGCCCGAGAGGTTCCGGAGAGCTGCGATGCGGTGGTTGTCGGCGCGGGGATCACCGGGGTGATGGCGGCGTGGCGCATGGCGCAGGCAGGTCTGTCTGTGGTCGTGCTGGAACAGGGCATGCTGGGGCAGGGGGCCAGCAGCCGGAACAACGGGATGGTGGTGCCCTACCTGAAGCCATCGCCGCATGAGCTGGAGAAGAGGTTCGGGCCAGAGGGGGCGGTGCCGTATCTGAACGGGGGCGAGACGGCCTTTCATTTCGTGCGCGACCTGATCCGGGACAGGGGGCTGGATTGCGATCTCGAGGATAACGAGCGTTTCGTCATCGCGAACCGGCCGGGGGATATGGCGCATCTGGTCGAGCTGGCCGAGGCGTATAATGCGCGGAGCGACGAGGTGACGTGGACGGCGCTGTCGTCGGACGAGGTTTTGGAGCAGACGGAGGTTGCGGGGTCGGAGGGCGGTGTTCTGGTGCGCGGGACCTATTGCCTTCATCCGGGGAAATACCATGCGCGGCTGGTCGAGTTGGCGCATGCGGCGGGTGTGCGGTTCGTGGAGAAAGCGGAGGTCACGGAGATCGGGGCGGAAGGCAAATCCGTGTCGGTCAGGGGCCGGGCAGCGCCGATCCGGGCGGGGCGGGTCGTGGTGGCGACGAACGGCTATACCGGCGGGTTTGCCGGGTGGCTGCGGCGGCGGATCATTCCGGTGCGGGCCTACATGGCCTGTTCCGAGCCGGTGGCGCCCGAGGTCATGGCACGGCTTTTCCCGCCGGCGCGGTCGGTGACGGTTGCCAAACGGAACCTGTTCTGGATGCGAACCTCGCCCGACGGCACGCGGGTGATGTTCGGCGGCCGGGCCGGGGCATGCCGGGGCGGGTTGATGCGGAAGGCGGAAGACCTGAAGGCGGACGTGGTCGCGGCCTATCCGGAGCTGAAGGACATGGGCGTGTCGCATTGCTGGGAGGGGGTGCTGGGCTTCAGCTTTGGCCAGTTGCCGCATGTGGGCACGATGAACGGGGTGCATTACGCTGCCGGGTTCAGCGGGGTCGGGCTGACCTTCGGGTCGTGGCTGGGCGATCAGCTTGGGCGGCTGGCGGCGGGCGAAGAGGTGACGGCGGGGCCGTTCCTGAGTTCGGCGTTCGAGACGCGGCCCTATTATTTCGGGCAGCCGTGGTTCCTGCCGCTGGTGATCGCGAAGATGAACGCGGCCGACAGGCTTGATGCCTGGCGGCAGGGGCGGGGCAAGGGATAG
- a CDS encoding 4-hydroxyphenylacetate 3-hydroxylase family protein, producing MLMTAQDYRESLRAYSPRVFIDGDRIDSVADEPRLDPGINGVGVTYDFAHRPESERLLTATQSSSGKTVNRMLHINESSDDLLQKLEAVRLVCKVSGCAQRYLSHDALNGIYQATHRTDATHGTDYAQRFMAYLHDVQDRDLTLGVAMTDAKGDRSKRPGQQANPDVYVHIKERRADGIVIRGTKAIVTGAPYMHEFLVMPCRTHTAEDADYAVCCAVPVDAEGVTIVAKPAGRPGEAAAKFSARYGQSTGVVIFDDVFVPHDRVFLAGETTEGGFLTTSYATHHRHSCIGARAGFGDLLIGAGAMMVDANGLDVDRHAHIRDAMVDLITITESFYACGVAASVYCEADPAGSVMPDAVFSNIGKLLLATKIYDMHRVAHYVSGGLIVALPGPDEDHNPETRADLTAVLGGRPDIPAERRMEISRMIEDLTVSNQGNWYSVISLHGGGSPEAMKREIWRNYPVAERQELVSDLMDRGVLAEGRKVSRQPGRCCATGCQPPEKISNTEAAE from the coding sequence ATGCTGATGACCGCGCAAGACTACCGCGAATCCCTTCGCGCCTATTCCCCCCGCGTCTTCATCGACGGCGACCGCATCGACAGCGTCGCCGACGAGCCCCGCCTAGACCCCGGCATCAACGGCGTCGGCGTCACCTACGATTTCGCCCACCGGCCCGAATCCGAACGCCTGCTGACCGCCACCCAGTCGAGCAGCGGCAAAACCGTCAACCGCATGCTCCACATCAACGAGAGCAGCGACGACCTCCTGCAAAAGCTCGAAGCCGTCCGCCTCGTCTGCAAGGTCTCCGGCTGCGCCCAGCGCTACCTCAGCCACGACGCCCTCAACGGCATCTACCAGGCCACCCACCGCACCGATGCCACCCACGGCACCGACTATGCGCAACGCTTCATGGCCTACCTCCATGACGTGCAGGACCGCGACCTCACCCTCGGCGTCGCCATGACCGACGCCAAGGGCGACCGCTCCAAGCGACCCGGCCAACAAGCCAACCCCGATGTCTATGTCCACATCAAGGAACGCCGCGCCGACGGCATCGTCATCCGCGGCACCAAGGCCATCGTCACCGGCGCGCCCTACATGCACGAATTCCTCGTCATGCCCTGCCGCACCCACACGGCGGAAGACGCCGATTATGCCGTCTGCTGCGCCGTCCCCGTCGATGCAGAGGGCGTGACCATCGTCGCCAAACCCGCAGGCCGCCCCGGTGAAGCGGCGGCGAAATTCTCCGCCCGCTACGGCCAGTCCACCGGCGTGGTGATCTTCGACGACGTCTTCGTGCCGCATGACCGAGTCTTCCTCGCCGGTGAGACGACCGAGGGCGGCTTCCTCACCACCTCCTACGCCACCCACCACCGCCATTCCTGCATCGGCGCCCGCGCGGGCTTCGGCGACCTCCTGATCGGCGCCGGCGCCATGATGGTCGACGCCAACGGCCTCGACGTCGACCGCCACGCCCATATCCGCGACGCCATGGTCGACCTGATCACCATCACCGAAAGCTTCTACGCCTGCGGCGTCGCCGCCTCCGTCTATTGCGAGGCCGACCCGGCCGGCTCGGTCATGCCCGACGCCGTCTTTTCCAACATCGGCAAGCTGCTGCTCGCCACCAAGATCTACGACATGCACCGCGTCGCCCACTACGTCTCCGGCGGCCTGATCGTGGCGCTGCCGGGGCCGGACGAGGATCACAACCCCGAAACCCGCGCCGACCTCACCGCCGTGCTCGGCGGCCGCCCCGACATCCCCGCCGAGCGCCGGATGGAAATCTCCCGCATGATCGAAGACCTCACCGTCTCCAACCAGGGCAACTGGTACTCGGTCATCTCGCTCCACGGCGGCGGCTCGCCCGAAGCCATGAAGCGCGAGATCTGGCGCAATTACCCCGTCGCCGAACGGCAGGAGCTCGTCTCCGACCTGATGGACCGCGGCGTTCTGGCCGAAGGCCGCAAGGTCTCCCGCCAGCCCGGCCGTTGCTGCGCCACCGGCTGCCAGCCGCCCGAGAAAATCTCCAACACCGAAGCCGCGGAATAA